In the Sulfobacillus thermosulfidooxidans DSM 9293 genome, TGGGGTGAAAGATTACTATCACAGCGTTTTGCGAGTCGTTTTAGAATTCTGGGGCATTTTGCAATATGACGTGTCAAGTAGTACGAAAGATGCTCGGCAAACCTTGGATCGATATTTGTCTAAACTCGGGCGTGTCGCGCAACGAGAAACGGCACAAGCGTAAAGAATCCCGTTGCATCAAAGATATTCAGGCTCTCACGGATGACATTTATTTGTGCATTGGCTGATGGGGTTGTCAGTTAATGTTCTTCAATGTTTGCACACCACGAGATTATCCTTCCATCGATTTGGTGCGCCGGTTCAGATCGTTGATTTTGCAATGGCTTCACCGAAAACCTAGGGTTCCCTAGGTATTTTTTTATATAATTCGTTATGTGAGAATCACGCGATGTACCTTCTTCCAAAAGTCAACAGTTTAAGCCGGGAATAAAAATCGTGAAATTTTCCTATAGTGTTGGGAATTTCTCTACAGCTCGAGGAAAAGGACGGTTCGAGGCGATGATGGTCATTCAAAAAGCGAACGAACACGATGTCCTAGGGATTTGCCGTGTGTGCCAAGAATCCTATTGGGAAACGTACAGGGGGCTGCTGCCGTCATCTTATATCACTCGGATTATCAACCAATTTTACCAACCGCCACGCATTCTGAGCGAAGTGAGGCGTCACGAATGGTGGGTCGCCAAGGACAATGATACCGTTCTTGGTGCAGGATCAGGAGGAATGACAGGAGCGGGTGTATGCGAGTTGTTTGTCCTTTATGTCGATATTTCGTGGCGCTATCACGGAATCGGATCCCGGTTGTTAGATGCCATTACAGAAGAATGCCGGGCTCAGGGAGCAAAAACTCAGTGGGTGTCCGTGACTCCTGGTAATCTCAAAGGTATTCCCTTCTACGAATCTCGGGGTTTTGTTTTTCAGGAAGTCATCCCGGCTTATGCTCAAATCGACGGAGAAAACTTGGTGTCCCTACGGTACATGCGCCGTATTTAAGTTGCCGCTGGGAACTATCTAGCCCCTCATATACTTTTGTCTAAAGGGAGAGAACTATGCCAGATAACGCATCACGGCCGGTGACGTGGCGACAGATCGTTTACAAAAGCCAACAAATGCATAGTCTTTTTGCCACCACCGTAACATTTGCCTGGTTTGCGATCTTGTGGATTTGGGGATCCGCTCTTCACCAGTCCCGCCATCTACGCCGATTATTTCATAGACATCCCGAATAATTTTGAGAATAAGAATATCCGCGTAAACCCGTATTATTTAACAAGAATTGGAATGGCGTTGGAGCAGTTTACGCGGATGAGCCCAATTATTCGACATGGCCTAATGTCGACGATTTATGATTGATGAGGGAAACTGCACGGTCTCGTAAGATGAATTTTTGTATCTTTCCTGAGCCTGTTAACGGCCAATCTTCTGCATTAACGAAAAAGATATATCGAGGGATTTTGAACCGGGCAAGAGAGTTCTGACACCAATTCCATAAATCTCGCCGACTCACGTCTGCTCCTTCATGGAGTTCAATAAATGCTGCGCCGATTTCAGTTGTCAACGGATCCGGGACGCCCACAACATAGGCTTGTTTGACAGCTGGATGCTGACTAAGAATTTCTTCGACTTCTTTGGGGGCTACATTTTCTCCAGATACTTTGAAGAGATCCTTACTGCGTCCTAAAAATTCAATATAGCCATGTTCATCGATCCGTCCTAAATCTCCACTGCGAAACCAGCCGTCTTTGTCGAAAGCGGCCAAAGTTTCTTCTGATTTATTGTAATAACCGCGACTTACAATATTTCCTCGCACGGTCAATTCCCCAATACTGCCGGGAGGGAGGTCTTGGCCAGTGTCAGGATCAATGACTTTATATTCCACATTGGCACCGTCAAATTCTGGCAACCCCGATACTCCGCCCGGTTTTATGCGGCCCACTCGGGTGACAACGACACTGATGGGATCACCGACCTCCGTATGCGTGGTGGAAGCGGTGACTTCTGTTCCACCGTAGCCTGTACAAATTTCAGTTAAGCCAAAAATGTCAACGGCTTTTTGCCAAACGGGTACAGGAGCAGGCGCTGCCGCACACATTAACGCATAAAGATGAGACCAATCATAGCGATCCGCATCGGGGTGATTAACCAAACTAATGAGCATCGAGGGCACGCATAACACGTCGTGTACCTGGTATTGCGCCATCAAAGCAAGAGCTTGCGTGGGCTGAAATTGAGGTTGGAGAATGAGAGTTCCTCCAACAAATGAGGATGCTAAGACGCCTTCTTCGAGAGCAAAAACATGGTAAAGTGGTAAAGGTGTAAAAATTCGTCGGCCGTCTTCGAATGCTCGACTCAAACATGTACTGTATGCACAGCGAAGGAAGTTATCATGGGTTAACATGACTCCTTTAGGGTGCCCAGTTGATCCTGACGTATAGATAATTGCAGCGACTTCATCCGGGTAGCGACTCTGTCGCCATCGAGTTTCCAATTCGTCATCCGCAATCTTATTTCCTTCCGAAACAAAACGTTCCCAAGGCATAAACGGTGTGGCGTGGTTTATTTTGCTTGGTGTTGAAGACATCATGATGATGTGTTCGAGAGTTAGAGGACTGTGGGTATGGCGTGAGGCGTGCCACAATTCTTCGATTATGTGTTCGTGATCGATCCGGCCTATGTTGTCTTGAAAGATGAGGATGCGTACATCAGCTTGTTGAATAATGTAGTTTAGTTCATGCTGCAAGAGCATGGTATTCAGTGGGACGGCTACCGCTCCAACAATGTCGATGGCTATCCACAAAGTCATAAATTCAGGTTCATTGGGTAGTAATAAAGCGATGTGATCTCGCCTTCTTACCCCAAGAGCAAGCAATGCCTTGGCCAAGATCCACGCTTCATCCCATGTTTCTTGGTACGTCAGATTGCGCCTGGGGGAAACAAGAAAGGGGCGCTGCGAATACAGCTGCGTAACAGCATGCAAATGACGTGCAATGGTGCGGCGGGTCCATGAGGGCACAAGGTTCATGAGATACCGCCGCCGGTCCTCTACAGGATGCACCATTCAAACCATCCTTTCCGCAAAAAGAATTCATTTCGCCATTTCCTTCCTGATTAGTTAAGTTCATGATGAATCGATTTGAATTATTTTTCAATATTACGATTTAGCACGACCTTGGCAGGAAATCGACAGGCCATCGCGAATTAAGTCTTAAATTATTTTTCTGTCGTGAGAGAGGATAAAAATGCCACAATATAACAAATTGGTACGTGATAATATTCCCGAGATCATCAAAGCCACGGGGAAATCCTTCCGGACTCGCATACTTGATCCAGAAGAGAAAAAAGACATGCTGCAAGCCAAACTGCAAGAAGAATTACAAGAATATCTCACCGCAAGTACCGATGAAGCGGCTTTAGAAGAATTGGCGGATTTATTAGAAGTCATTGATGCATTAGCGGTAGTTCACGGGCGAACGTGGCAACAACTTCGACAAATTCAAGACGCAAAGCGTCAACATCGGGGAGGATTTTACCAGGGCATCTTTCTAATCGATGTCGATGATTAATGGCACACGGGTCATGAAGGCTTCGATGATCTAAAAGATAAATGCTAAATTGGGTTTTGAAAGCTTGAAACGGCGAGAGGATCGCTGTCTTGTATGACAACGATCCTCTCGCCATCCTCTATATGGGGAATCCTCTATATGGGGAATGCTACAAATATTACCTGTTTTCGCTGCTCGCTAGAGCGTTTTAACATATGTAGAATCTTTCTTTTATCTCCCATTATGAAACGCCACGAGACGTAACTTTAATCCGTGCGGAGCAATGGCGAGTAGGCCCCTTTATCCTACCTCGCTAAATTCCACTTACGTAGTGATGTCCAAAAAAGTTACTCAAAAACTTGTTAACATCCAGGACTTTTTCTTGTGTTTGCGATAACGTTACTGGTAAGTCCAAAAACTTCCATATGAGTTTTCATATGATGCGGTTTAATAAGGAGGAGAGATTTCGATGGCTGATGAAACAGCGCGCCAACTTGATTATGAATTAGCGCGACTCATTGCCCGGCGCATAGCCTTCGACGAGGTATCCTTTCCTTCGCGGGATGTCATAAAAGCGTGGACAGAAGAACTCGAAATTCCCCATCACATTTTGTTCGCTGTTTTTGCCACCCTCGAAAGGAGTCAGAATAAAATTCCCCCACCGGAAAAACGACCGGTAACAACCATTCATAACGTGGAGAATCAGGAAAATCCCATCGACGTATGGCCATTGATGTGGTCTGCATCGTGGTCGGAAGCGACCTGTCTGTTAACGGTATCCTTTCAATATGCGACTCATTCGTTGGTTGAAGCCGTGATCTATTCTCTTAAGCCCTCATCATTTATCAAATTGGGTGCGGAGCTTAAGATTTCTGGAGGGGATCAAACTTATCAGGTCGTTCCCTTTCTGGGAAATCATAGACGCAACGACATCTATCACTGGATGGTCAGTCCTGCATTACCCGCTAACTGGTTTGAATTAACGTGGACACTGAGTCCTGCTGAACCGGTAGAGTTTTTTCCGGAGCCACCACGTAATCGTTCCATTATCGCTATTGATGTGCCCAAACGCTTTCACCCGCGGGATCTTGCCTAAAGCACAATCATCATAAAGACCGTGAAACATTGTGACAACCTTGGGAAGAAAGAAGGGAAATCTTATGTGGATTGTCCGGCCTGGTGATACACCTTATGAACCGAGTGATGAATTACGCCAAATCGATCAGCAACTCGTTCAGCTAATCCAACGACGAAAGACCTGTCAAGATTTTGAGAATATACCCAATGTCAAAACACTCCGTCAATGGCTTGGAGAGGACAATGACGCTGTGGCGAGAAGTTTATGGATTTTTCGCATGCTAGGAAATCCCGATTTGGAGAAGGCTCCCGAAATATTAGAACCGGAACTTCCTGTGGACGCGGAATCCTTAATGTTGGAAGTCGAATGGGATCACTATCGCCTGCTCTTGACCCATACCATCCGTTATCAAGAATATAGTTTGGTGTTAAGCTACTTAACGAGTCAACAGGCCATAGAACAAGGACTCCTTCAAGTCACCCTACAGATTGCTGGAGACAGTAGAAATTACCACGTAAAGGGACAATCGATGACATCCAATAATCAGTTCCTGTTCATTGAATGGCTTATAAGACCCGCCCTGCCACAGCGGGCTAAGAACTTGACATGGTCTGTTGTTCCATCCGAAAAGCCTATCTTTAACATTCGTTTTCCTGAAATGACCGTCCTAAGACCTTCTAGCCCGTTAAACTTTGTGCCATATTTGGCACCCGGTCTCTAAACCTCGAAATCTTTCATGGCGATCCATAATAAAGAGAGTCGGCGGGTTACGGCTGAGTCTCTTTATTTTTTCGCTCTTTTGAAAGTATTGACCGACTTATTATAGCCTATACCGGTCCCAAAACTCGATACCTTCCTTGTTCATTCTCGTCATGAGGATAGGCATCGTGAGTTTTGCGATATTTTTCCTGTTGTGTGACATAGCTCAGTTTAGTGCTAAACTTTTTAACGAGAAATTGCACTGATGCTTATAGGATTTAGGATGAATCATCTAGCGCGGGAGCATGAGTTCTAATAGCCCATGTTCTTGATATCGTCATTTTTAAGGGAATTGGGAGGGGATTGAACGGTGAATATGGGCAATCCACTACCCCCGCCGGTGGCGGAGGCAGATTTTTATCGGTTATTTTGGATTCTTGCAATCATCACATTGACTATTGTTGTTGTCGCTTTATTTAGACGGCTACGCCTTCATCGTGAACACGACGGGGTCTCGTCATTCCCAGTGGCTTACGAATGGCTCGCCCGAGGACTGGGCGCGTTGTGGCTGTTAGATGGATTATTACAAGCCCAACCACTCATGATCACTCGATTTATCGGGGGATTTTTAGCCCCATTAATTCAAGGACAACCCGCGTTGTTACGCAGTCTCATTGAGATTGGTGTACGCCTGTGGGGCATTAACCCAGTCATGTGGAATGAATTTGCCACTTGGATTCAAATCGACATCGGGTTATTGATTCTGTTAGGAAGTGTGGATAGCTGGCGACGTGTTGGCTTATGGCTCTCGGTGGCGTGGGGGCTGGTGGTGTGGATTGGCGGAGAAGCCATGGGAAGTCTCTTTAGTGGCGGATCGTGGTTAAGCGGCAGTCCGGGATCGGTCATTTTGTATGTCCTCCTCGCCTTCTTACTCTTGCTCTCTCCAAGCTTTTGGCAATCTTCTCGACCCACCAAAATTTTTCAGTATGGTTTGGCGGGCTTATGGGGCTTATCCGCGTTATTGCAAGCATGGCCGGCCTCGGGATTTTGGCAAGGTCAAAGTATGTCAGCTTATGTCTTGAGTATGGCGGAAATGCCGCAACCGGGAATTTTTTCGGAACCTCTGTATGCCTGGGCAAATTCCTTAGCCGCTCATCCTGCCCTTTGGAATGCCGTGCTGGTGATCACCTTCAGCATCCTAGCCATTTTATGGCTCATCCGGCCCAAATCGGTCGTTACGTGGTGGTTGACCGCGGTGGTGACCTTTGCCACGTGGTGGCTTGGGCAAGATTTTGGGGTTTTAGGGGGCATGGGGACCGATCCCAATAGCGGCGTGCTGGTGTTATTGTCTTTGGCTGTTTATGCACGCCTGGCAACGGTGCCCATTTTCGGTCGAAGTCTTTTCATGGATTCGACGCCAGCGAAAGGGCGGACAATGTCATGAAAAAATCACAACGAAAATGGATTGTTTTTGGTTTATTGCCCGTGGCAGCCTTTGCAGGCTGGGGGCTATCCCGGGTCTATCAGAACGCGCCCAGTACGCAGTTGACGGCGGCTGCGACAGAAGCCTTAGCTGCTGATGGCATGACGTACGTGAATAAACCGGCTCCTAATTTTCAGTTGCTGAATGCCCAGGGACAGCCAGTCAGCTTAACCCAATACCGAGGCAAAGTTGTCGTCCTGACCTTTTTTGATCCCGTCTGTTGGTGGGATTGCCCGCTCGAAGCGCAAGAGTTAGTCGATATGAACCATGTTCTGGGTCCTTTAGCGTCGCACGTCCAAATTATTGCGGTAGATGCGAATCCTGAATTTCATAGTTTAAAGGACATTCAAGCGTTTGATACCGAACATGGGCTAAATTCCGTACCCAACTTCACGTATTTGACCTCGCCTTCGGTCTCGACGTTGTCCCGGGTATGGCACAATTATTATGAATATGTGCATGTCCCCAAATACGGAATGGTCCAGCATGCGGATGTATTTTGGCTAATTAGTCCTAAAGGCCGTGAAGTTTGGTTGAGTAACCCTGAGGCTCAGACGAAATATATCGGCGGGACCGCACAATTGTTGGCCACCTACGTGGCCAAAATATTGCATCAACCTTTGCCTGACGTATCAAATCCCAGCAATAACCTAGGGCAAGGAGTCTGGCAAAGCATTGGACCATCCTATGCATTAGTCGGCAATGGCCTGAGCACCTGGTCGATCAGTCCCTATCAAGGTTACCGCACGGTGGAGCGATCCCTTAGTGGAGGTAATACCTGGCAGATTGTCACGCCAGAAGCCATGACGCAAAGGGGCGGCATTGAGGTTGAGCCGACAGGTGCCAACTCAGCGTGGGCGCTGGTGGGCGCTTATGGATATCAGGTCGATCCCGTCCTTCGCACGACCACTAATAGTGGTCAAACGTGGAGTGCGCCTTTGGTGATCCCAGGCCCCTTACCGCCTCGCGCTTTACATCCCTTGGTGGCTTCGTCACAAGAGACCGCATGGGTCATCAGCGATCACGAACTCTTAAGAACCACCACCGGCGGTCAAACATGGACAACACTGGCCCATAATGTGCCGTGGATGCCTGAAGCGTCTTTAAGTCAACAACCTCAGCAAGGTCTTTGGATGGGAGGACAGATTCACAGTGGTTCAAAGGCCTATTTATGGTCGTGGACCGGCAAGACGTTTACTCAGGTGCCATTGCCTGTGCCCACCTCGTGGGCTCATCAGAGCCTATTAGTGATGGCGCCCACATGGCAAAGTGCTAGCCAAGGCGAAGTTGCCGTGGTATGGACGCATCACGGTCAAGAATGGTTGATATGGGATAGGACAAGCAATGACGGGAAAACCTGGCAACGAGCGACGGTTCCCTTACAGATTCAGGGCAATCCTTATGCTGCCGTCAGCGTGAACGGCGATGTGGGATATGCGTTAACCGCGTCGGGTCATATTAACGCCTGGACGTGGAGCCAAAATACATGGCATGAGGAGATTATGCATTTGCCAGCGGGTACGCCGGTGGCCTTGGATGTCGCGAATAATGGCCATGTCATGGTGATGACGCGCCAAGATCAGATGACGATCCTTTGGGATAGCCAAAATAATGGCACGACGTGGACTCCGCATCATTTACCCTAATGCCTTGGGAGGTCTCATGAGATGGATAGCGCGTTCTCGTCGGTCTCATTACGCACCAAGATCCGGATGGCGGTTGCTCTCATGTGGGCCCTTTCTGGACTCATGATGCTGCAACCCAAGATCCATAGCCCGCTGTTCGTGAGTGATATTTTGGCGCCTCCTGCTGAAGCCTGGCAGCCCTTGGGAATTCAAAGGCTGTTGCAAGCGGCCGATACGCTGTGGCTTAAGGCACCCATGATATGGCCTGATGTTATCGCCGCCCTCGAGATAGGGGGAGCTCTTGTCATTGCATGGGGTCACAACACGGGGCGCACTGTGGCATCATTTGTGCTTGTGATCTGGTCGGTTATTGTCTGGGGCGTGGCAGAAGGCTTTGGCAACTTGTTTAATGGGACGGGGAGCCTTCTGACAGGGACGCCGGGTACAGCATTTCTTTATGCGATGGCTACCCTTTTGGTGATTATGCCCTCAGCTTGGTGGGAGAATCATCAGCTTGTCTACCGTGTGCGGCAAGGGCTTGGGTGGTTGTGGATTATGATGGCGGGGCTACAAGGGCTGCCAGGAGCTGGGTTTTGGCATGGTCCGCGTCTCGCTGAAGTGTTTGGCTTAGTGACGATGGATGGCTCCGAACCTTCATGGCTTCAAGCCAGTATCAATGATGGTGTGATGCTGAGCTTTCATCACCCATTGATGACCAATTTGTTTCTCGTGCTGATTATGCTGGCTGTAGGAATCGCCTGGTTAAAACGGTGGCGCTATGCCTTTGGGCTGTCTTTGGTGGTGATGGCCATCATTTGGATTGTGCCCCAAGCATGTGGCGGTATATGGACGGGCATTGCTCCCACACCGGGGATGATCCTGCCTCTGCTCATTTTCATCGCTATGGCCCGGGACGATCTCATGGGACAACAGCCTCTTTCTGAAAGGATTCAGGTGAAACCCTCATGATAGCGGGACGATCTGAGAGTTCCCAGGCACTGGGGTTGCGCTGGCTGGTGATGCTGATTTTAATGGGCGTCTATCTCGCCCTGATGTCTTCTCCCTTGTTTGAGATCATTCAGGCGGCCGACAAGAAGGGATGTATTGGCTGGCATGTTCTTTTGACATGGGCATTAACCGTGTTGGGGATGATTGCGACGCTTACCCTATTCGTGCAAGCCGATGTCTTGGTGGAACGACTCGTCGGGATCTTTTTGCCTCACAAGTCGTTAGAGGTGCACCAAAAAGTGGCCCGATATGGGGCGATGATGATTTTGGTGGGCAATGCTCTCGTTGGACTCATCTGGACGAACGGTGCCGTGAATGTGTTCGTTGACGCCCATAAACCGCTTTATGTGGAAACGGATTTATCCATTTTGGCTATGGGGTTATTAGGGGGCTTAGCCTGGCGCCTTTTATGGAAGAACTGGGCATGGCTAGGGCTCATCGTCACGGTGCTCATGTCCTATGGTGTCGTGGCCAATGTGTTAAGCCGCCACGGTTGGTGCTAAAAAAAGTCTCTGGCTTATCTCAACTCCTCGCTGCGGCGGGGAGGCTTTTTATTATGGTTATTTACCAAGAATTCTCACAATGCACCGCCGTTCAAACAGGTTTATCCTGACAGCATTCGTCAAAATCCAACAAATAGTCCATCCGAACAGGCCATATGGCCCTACCGAATTGTCATCAACTTGCCTACATTTATTAACATCTATCCCTAGGAAAATAAACGGCATAGCAATGGCCATCAGATCAAAGGGACAATGCCGAAGGAAAGGATGCCAATAAGATGGGACATGGATGGTCAATCAAGGATTCTTGGGATGATCCCAATGCCAATCATGAATATCGTCTGTACTCGGACCCGCAATTGTTTGGGGTAGTCGATGATGTTCTAGGGTTTGCCGATCTGCTCGGCTGGGATCATCATGATCAGCAGGTATTTAATGCCCTCCCCTGGGATACGATTGCCAACGAGGCGGTCACGAGGTTCTATGCCCGAATTCAGCAAATTCCTGAACTCGATGGATTCATCCGGAAACGGACAACCTATGACCGGATGCGAGCCTTATTGTGGGAGCATTTGCAGCGTTTGCGGGACAATCCGCAGGATCTGAAAGCCATCACCTATGCGGAAACCGTGAGCCTCGGGCATCTGTCCCGGGGTATTTATGGACCCCAGTTTCAAGCGGCGTATGCTTTGTTAATGCGTGAAGTTTTAAATGCGTCAAGGCAGGGCAGGACTCACACGACATGGTCCGAACAAGATGATGCTATATTTCGCCGCATGGTCATTGAAATGTTTATCATGAGTGCGACACAGGTGGCTTTTACATCCCGGCATGATGGGTTGACGCAGCTCCCCAATCGCGATTTCACGGAAGAACGCATTCAGGATTGGATGGGCGAAGGCACGCCCTTTACAGTGATTTTCGCCGACCTCAATGGGTTTAAGCCGATTAACGATCAATATGGTCATGGGACCGGAGACAAGGTTCTGCAAATCGTGGCACGCCGCTGGCGTCAATGCCTTCACCAAAGCGATTGGATTGGTCGATGGGGTGGGGATGAATTTTTAATCGTGTGCCGGGATCCCCACAATTCCGTGAGTGACCTTGTTGCGACCTTGCGAGATGCTCTGACGGTACCAATTGCCGTGATACCCAACCATCCTTTGAGCGTCTCGGCCAGTTTTGGCTGGGCCCATTTTCCACAAGACGGGAAAGATACAGATACCTTGTTGCAGGTAGCAGACCAATCCCTTTATGCGGCTAAGCGGGCCAGGCAATCCTGGTTGCTCGATCCCATCCATCCGGCGCAGTTCAAAGCGGCGGATGGCATTGCTTTCGTGGATGAAGCCTTAAGACAGGATCGGGTCCGGGTATTCTATCAGCCGATTATTGAGGCGAAATCTCATACTATTTGGGAATGGGAAGCTCTGGTGCGAATTGAGGGCTCTGATGGTCGGTTATATGCTCCTAAGGAGTTTTTGCCAGCGATTGCCCAACATCATTTGCTAAGGAAACTCGATGATCGGGTTATGCGCCTCGTCTTCCAAGATATCAGCCACTGGCATCAACATGGCTGGACCGGACATGTAGCCATCAATTTGAGTTATATGGACTTGCGCGATCCAAGTCTCTTGTCTTTACTGGCCTCATACCATCAGCAGTGGCCGTCCGTTAAACCGCATGCATTAACCTTTGAAATCTTGGAATCTGCCTTACTGGTCGATATGGATCCGGTGAAACAAACCGTGTCTGAACTTGATCAACGCGGCTATCATTTTGCTTTGGATGATTTTGGCACCGGATTTAGTTCGTTGGTTCATCTCCGCGAGTTACCGATCCGTCAAATCAAAATAGATATTCAGTTTGTAGCGGATTGGGCGAGTATAGCGGGCAGTCGCCTTCTACAAGCACTTTTGGCATTTGCTCAGACGTTGCATGTGCCGACGGTCGCCGAAGGCGTGGAGAGCCTGGAACAGGGACGTGCTCTGGCACGCTGGGGAGTCACAGGCTGGCAAGGATATGCCATTAGTTATCCCTTGCCAGCCCATGAGGTTGTCTCTTGGCAACTGCACTTTGACGATTCTATGCCAGATGAATGACGAATGGATGATGAATCGAGCGCATTTCAGTGCCGTTCTACCTTCCTAATCGTCCGTTAACGTGAGCCTATTGGGGCGTTTGAAACTGGAGACCACAAGGCAAGCGTGGGCTGGATTTAGATCAACGTGGCGAAACCGTAAGCATCTGTTCCCAGGTCTTTGGCTTTATGAGGAGTTTTATCCATGCCTTTTGGATTATAAGATGGGGAATATTCCGAATCGACGACGATAGGGAAGGTAGAGTACGCTGAGTCAAGGGTTACATTCTGAGGATTCTTATGCGAAGGCGCCGTAGGATACCTGAGATTTTTGTGCATCATCTGCCTAAGTATTTCATTCTTGTCGATGAGGAGGCAACATAGATGGCTTACATTTGGGTCCGTTCCGCGGTTATGCGACCTGAACGTGTACTAGACGCCATGACCTGGGCCAAACAAGTCACGGCATATGTCAATACCCTTTCCGAACACCAGATGTTCGCTTTATATCCCTTTACCGGGAATCAACGTCAAATCTTATGGACATGCCGTCATGAAAGTTTAGAGAGTCTGGAACAATGGATTGCGCGCGTACGTGATGATGCCGGCTATATCCGCATGGTGGAAACCGCTCAACCGGGAACATTTATTATGGAAATGGATGATAATATCTTGCGCATTTTGGATTAACCCGGGATTTTATCTTACGGATGATTTGCGATGACCCTAAGGTGTTGTTGGGACGCTATCTCCCGATCTTATTAGCTGACATCGTCCTCAAATGATTGGGGACGATTTTTTATGGTTACTCCTCTTATGACGTGCTCTTTTTATATACTGGTTATCCTTTCGGGATTATCGGGTATAAGCAAATGGAATTGCGTGAATCTATGCGAAAATCTTGTGGTCGCGTACAATCAGGAGAGATTCTTGCACTCATAGGCTTTTTGGGTGGGCCAATCAAAATTCAT is a window encoding:
- a CDS encoding GNAT family N-acetyltransferase, which gives rise to MMVIQKANEHDVLGICRVCQESYWETYRGLLPSSYITRIINQFYQPPRILSEVRRHEWWVAKDNDTVLGAGSGGMTGAGVCELFVLYVDISWRYHGIGSRLLDAITEECRAQGAKTQWVSVTPGNLKGIPFYESRGFVFQEVIPAYAQIDGENLVSLRYMRRI
- a CDS encoding class I adenylate-forming enzyme family protein; protein product: MVHPVEDRRRYLMNLVPSWTRRTIARHLHAVTQLYSQRPFLVSPRRNLTYQETWDEAWILAKALLALGVRRRDHIALLLPNEPEFMTLWIAIDIVGAVAVPLNTMLLQHELNYIIQQADVRILIFQDNIGRIDHEHIIEELWHASRHTHSPLTLEHIIMMSSTPSKINHATPFMPWERFVSEGNKIADDELETRWRQSRYPDEVAAIIYTSGSTGHPKGVMLTHDNFLRCAYSTCLSRAFEDGRRIFTPLPLYHVFALEEGVLASSFVGGTLILQPQFQPTQALALMAQYQVHDVLCVPSMLISLVNHPDADRYDWSHLYALMCAAAPAPVPVWQKAVDIFGLTEICTGYGGTEVTASTTHTEVGDPISVVVTRVGRIKPGGVSGLPEFDGANVEYKVIDPDTGQDLPPGSIGELTVRGNIVSRGYYNKSEETLAAFDKDGWFRSGDLGRIDEHGYIEFLGRSKDLFKVSGENVAPKEVEEILSQHPAVKQAYVVGVPDPLTTEIGAAFIELHEGADVSRRDLWNWCQNSLARFKIPRYIFFVNAEDWPLTGSGKIQKFILRDRAVSLINHKSSTLGHVE
- a CDS encoding nucleoside triphosphate pyrophosphohydrolase; this encodes MPQYNKLVRDNIPEIIKATGKSFRTRILDPEEKKDMLQAKLQEELQEYLTASTDEAALEELADLLEVIDALAVVHGRTWQQLRQIQDAKRQHRGGFYQGIFLIDVDD
- a CDS encoding redoxin domain-containing protein; this translates as MKKSQRKWIVFGLLPVAAFAGWGLSRVYQNAPSTQLTAAATEALAADGMTYVNKPAPNFQLLNAQGQPVSLTQYRGKVVVLTFFDPVCWWDCPLEAQELVDMNHVLGPLASHVQIIAVDANPEFHSLKDIQAFDTEHGLNSVPNFTYLTSPSVSTLSRVWHNYYEYVHVPKYGMVQHADVFWLISPKGREVWLSNPEAQTKYIGGTAQLLATYVAKILHQPLPDVSNPSNNLGQGVWQSIGPSYALVGNGLSTWSISPYQGYRTVERSLSGGNTWQIVTPEAMTQRGGIEVEPTGANSAWALVGAYGYQVDPVLRTTTNSGQTWSAPLVIPGPLPPRALHPLVASSQETAWVISDHELLRTTTGGQTWTTLAHNVPWMPEASLSQQPQQGLWMGGQIHSGSKAYLWSWTGKTFTQVPLPVPTSWAHQSLLVMAPTWQSASQGEVAVVWTHHGQEWLIWDRTSNDGKTWQRATVPLQIQGNPYAAVSVNGDVGYALTASGHINAWTWSQNTWHEEIMHLPAGTPVALDVANNGHVMVMTRQDQMTILWDSQNNGTTWTPHHLP
- a CDS encoding putative bifunctional diguanylate cyclase/phosphodiesterase — its product is MGHGWSIKDSWDDPNANHEYRLYSDPQLFGVVDDVLGFADLLGWDHHDQQVFNALPWDTIANEAVTRFYARIQQIPELDGFIRKRTTYDRMRALLWEHLQRLRDNPQDLKAITYAETVSLGHLSRGIYGPQFQAAYALLMREVLNASRQGRTHTTWSEQDDAIFRRMVIEMFIMSATQVAFTSRHDGLTQLPNRDFTEERIQDWMGEGTPFTVIFADLNGFKPINDQYGHGTGDKVLQIVARRWRQCLHQSDWIGRWGGDEFLIVCRDPHNSVSDLVATLRDALTVPIAVIPNHPLSVSASFGWAHFPQDGKDTDTLLQVADQSLYAAKRARQSWLLDPIHPAQFKAADGIAFVDEALRQDRVRVFYQPIIEAKSHTIWEWEALVRIEGSDGRLYAPKEFLPAIAQHHLLRKLDDRVMRLVFQDISHWHQHGWTGHVAINLSYMDLRDPSLLSLLASYHQQWPSVKPHALTFEILESALLVDMDPVKQTVSELDQRGYHFALDDFGTGFSSLVHLRELPIRQIKIDIQFVADWASIAGSRLLQALLAFAQTLHVPTVAEGVESLEQGRALARWGVTGWQGYAISYPLPAHEVVSWQLHFDDSMPDE
- a CDS encoding NIPSNAP family protein; its protein translation is MAYIWVRSAVMRPERVLDAMTWAKQVTAYVNTLSEHQMFALYPFTGNQRQILWTCRHESLESLEQWIARVRDDAGYIRMVETAQPGTFIMEMDDNILRILD